The Sulfurimonas sp. HSL-1716 sequence TTACAAAATAGAGGATGACGAACTCTATCTTATCCCTACCTCCGAAGTTCCGCTTACAAATCTTTATCAGGATGAGATCATCCCTTCTGATGAGCTCCCGATAAAGATGACCGCACACACCGCATGTTTTAGAAAAGAAGCCGGAAGTGCAGGACGCGACGTCAGAGGAATCATCAGACAGCATCAGTTTCACAAAGTCGAACTGGTAGCTATCACCAAGCCGGATGAAAGCGACAAAATATTTGACGATATGGTTGCATGTGCATCGGATCTGCTCGAAGCCCTCGGACTTCCGCACAGACTCGTAACGCTTTGTACCGGAGATCTCGGTTTTGGCGCGGCAAAAACGGTAGATCTTGAAGTCTGGCTTCCGGGTCAAGGGCAATACAGAGAGATAAGTTCCGTATCAAATACTAGGGATTTTCAGGCACGCCGTGCAAAGATCCGTTTTAAAGACGGCAAGCAAAATACGCTTGTTCATACATTAAACGGTTCATCATTGGCAGTAGGACGTACGATGGTAGCTATCATGGAAAACTACCAAAACGAAGACGGGAGCATTACCATTCCCGACATACTTGAGAGGTACATGTAATGAAATTGATCTTAACGCTATTATTTTTAGGTTTTTCACTTTTTGCATCTGAGCTTGACGATTTTGCAAAGAAAACAGGTTTTGAAAGAGATTATGCTACGGCGCTAAAAAAATCCAAGCATCTGGATCTGCCCGTTATGCTTGTTTTGACCAAACAGGATTGTCCATGGTGCAGAAGACTTGAAAAGAACACCCTTGCTTCGGATACGATACAATCTCGGCTTAAAAATGAGGTTGTGGCAGTCATCGTGGACAAAGACCTGGAGAAAAAACATTTTCCTTCGCAAAAATATCAAGCGCATATCAGTCCAAAGGTTTTGTTCATCGATCCTAAGCGAAACAAGATACTGCTTGAGATCGACGGGTTTCTGCCTAAAGAAGATTTTGCTATGATGATGGATAAAGTAAAAGAGAGATGGAAAAAATAAAATGCTTAAAGCTTTAATGTTCTTGTTACTCTCAAGTACGTTTGTATTTGCAGGCGACTTGATAAGGAGCAAGAACAGCGTGATCGACATTAAACATCATCTGCAGTGGCAAGACACGGCAGATATGGAGGAAAACGACGCTATATGGAAAATGCAAAAAGCACATTGTCAGGGACTTCATCTATCGGGT is a genomic window containing:
- a CDS encoding thioredoxin fold domain-containing protein — protein: MKLILTLLFLGFSLFASELDDFAKKTGFERDYATALKKSKHLDLPVMLVLTKQDCPWCRRLEKNTLASDTIQSRLKNEVVAVIVDKDLEKKHFPSQKYQAHISPKVLFIDPKRNKILLEIDGFLPKEDFAMMMDKVKERWKK